In Miscanthus floridulus cultivar M001 chromosome 8, ASM1932011v1, whole genome shotgun sequence, the sequence CATTGGAGCCCCTCCACTCCTACCATTGATTTGTTCCAGAGATTTGAAGCTCCCAGTTCTTGTTGGCGTTGTTGTAATTTGTAAATTAAGCAGCACACACATGGATGTGCAGGAAGGAAGGAAAGGGATACCGTCGTTGCTCTCCTCGCAGGGGGAGTGCATTGCATCGAACATCACACAGGTGGCTGTTGTATTCCCTTTCTTTGTGTCGCATCATTTCTTCCGAGAAATACATGAAAGTGTTGTGCAGTCTGCTAAATTTTTGTTGATGCTTGTTGCAAACCTGCAATTAGTTATGAGTAAACTCTCTGCCTTTCAGCTGATTGGTTGGACGCCGCTGATAGAACTGAAAAATATTGCCAAGAAGGATGGCATAGATGCTCGGCTGATTGGGAAGATTGAGCCGTACCAGCCCCTTTCTTCTGTCAAGGATCGAAGTGCTCTCAGGTGACTGCTCTACTTCTTGAGGTGACATAACATATTGTTCACTTAACGCAGTAATTCAGATACGAAATGGTGAAGCTATCTTAGCATAGAAGTGCCAGTGCGCTATAGCACTCTTGTGAACTGTGATCAAAAGGTTAAGTTCTAGCATTTGTCTCATTGATACGACATATAGTCTTCAATTCTTCATTGTGAGCAAGGGCGCTGTTAATTTAAATATAGTTCAATTAGCAGAAAGATGCTGATCATATGAAATGACTGGCCGTAATGGCACATGACTTAACTGGCACACATGAGgcttgattccttctttttttttctcgatcgtGCCCgggcacgtttttcattaagcagaagcAGAATTTGTTACACCTTAATTAAGCTGGCCACGGTAATCCACTGATTACCAAGACCAGCGACCGAAATAACACGGTTGTGATTACACAGCAGTATTTTGCGACAAACCAGCTAAGCACTAGGCCCAAATATCCTTGGCGTTAAACCGGGCCAAATCAAGGTTCATGGCCACCGGGTCAATTTCGCCTGAAAACAACACCTGCAGTGCCTCCTGCTTGGAGGCCGACAAAGGGGCAGCAAAGGTCACCCGAAACTTTTCAACGACCTCGGCATCCACAACATTGGTGTCGACAGCGACACCAAGCTTCTACATAAGAACGTTCTGCGCCTGGAGCGTGGAGTTGGCCGCACGGGGCTTCCTGGCGAGGCGTTCGCTGCGCCTCAGCTTGAACCCCGACTTTGGCATCTTGGACCTCCTGAGCTTGGGGCCAGCACGGATGATGGgggcttgattccttctttaatgtAGATTTCTTTTCTTCGAAATAACATACAACTGTTTGTGATACAACTCAAAGCGTTAAATTGTAACAATTTCGTAATTCTAAATTTGCAGATTGATTGAAGATGCGGAGGAGAAAAGCCTGATCTCACCTGGCATAACAACACTAGTGGCACTCACGAGTGGTAATCTTGGTATTGGTCTGGCATTTGTTGCGGCTCAGAAAGGCTACAGATTCGTTGCCGTCATGCCAGCAAAAATTGCAATAGATAAGCAGATTTTGTTGAGATACATGGGCGTTGAAGTGATATTAGTTGGTAAGTAGCTATACACAATGTCCAATCGTCCATTATACCAATTGAGCAAGTCTCTCTGATAGTCTGATGGGAACCTACTCGTCTCTTGCAGATGCTACAATTAATGGATTCAAGGGGCTACTTGATAGAGTAGAACAGCTTAAGAACGAAATGGAAAATGTTTATGTTATAGACCAGTTCACTAATCCTGCAAATCCCGATGCACACTTCAGATGGACTGGTAACGTGATCTCTTCAATGTAAATTGGATGTGGTAGCAGTATTGTTGGAACTATGTGTTAGATGATTCTTCCTGGAGTTCTTAGAGACTTACAGTATTTTGTCCCACAGTCAATTGCATCCTAGAGTTGCACCATGAAAACATGAACTAAGCACTTACAGTATTTTGTCCATAGTCAGTTGCATCTTGGAGTTGCTCCATGCAAACATGAACTAAGCGCTACAAACTTCTGGAATAAAGCATTCTGCACAACTACCTCTTTCATGGAGTCAAGGCCGTGCTGACTTTTACATGAATACAGAATACACATTTCCCTGAAAGTGTCTACGAAGGACTATGTTTTCTTGATAATGGAAGACTTGGCTCCCAGCCTCTGGCTAATAAGAAGCACACagcctaaaaaataaaaaagaccaCACTCACTCTAGTGGCTATCAATTCATAGACTAGGTTTCGAAGGAGCCACCTATGTACAGAGCCAATGGATAACCACAACCATAACCAACAAAGGTTTTTTTTCAAAAACCAAAACATTCATGTTTAACCAACCAAATGGACTAACATATAGTCGTGGCACCTTGCAACACTAGTAGTTTCACATCTTTGGCTAAACCCGTTAACCAGCTACCGAACATATGTAtgttagacataatctgctgctccccagTCTCTTCTTGGTTGGAGACTGGTCGGCTCGGCCGACCACTCCCTGTTGGGAGTTGGGGATTGATCGGCTCTGCCGAGTTCCTATAGCAGTAGCAGtattagttggtagctattacatcagccACGACATGGTAGTGGGCTGATGTAAGCTTTGTACTACTAGGAGTAGTTGGTACACTCTGCACCTTAGGAGTAGATAGTTGGTGTACCCTGtatcttaggagtaggtagttggtgtacccggtaccttaggagtaggtagttggtgtactcttatacttaggagtaggtagttggccaACAACTATATACCTGGTAAAGGTAtagctagagttgtatatattctaTCCAAATAGCAATGGAATACtcagttcagttgccacaaaTCAAAGGGTAGGGCTTCGGTCAACGTTGGTGCTTGTGCTGAGTGTGTGTGTGCGCTGTTCTTAATctcttcttctatctctagccatagtgagtgtgtgtgtgtgctggtaagctagttgcttacctgtgcagggtaGCCAGGgatcaacaagtggtatcagagccgtacaaacatcgtcgccagactaaccgctgacGTTTGGAGAGAGTGGATGACAgtagcggcgctgctgtggctgcccaaccaCGATAGGAGATTGTTGTGCGCACGgtgtgggaggtcagcggcaccagttggtcgACACTGACTCATATCAACTAtgacgagtgggcggtgaccatgaaggtcaagctcagagcccgacggctctggactGCTGTTGATAAGGGCACTGACAacaaagaagatgacatgtcagcattggaggctatcatcgctgctgtgccagcggagtacagggagccactGGGGgcaaagagctctgctaaggaggcgtgggaggccattacgGCGATGCGCGTTGGTTCCAACCACACAAAGAAGGCGACGACCTAGCtgttgaagcaggagtacgccaacctcaagttcaaggatggtgaatcggtggaggacttctccttcCGCCTATagatgctcatcagcaagctgaggagacacggcgtcaccatcgacgaagaagaggcggtctccaagtacctccacttcgTACCAacaaagtacatctagatcgctctctccatagagacgatgctggatctATCCACCTCATTGAGGATGTGACGGGTCGGTTGCGGGTGAtggacgagcgcctagagcaAGCGACAGCAACGACGGACAGCGGCAAGCGGCCGTTGAcaaaggaggagtgggctgcccggatgaaggagaagaagtccgagGAAGCCttctccagccatggtggcgatGGTAAGCACCatggcaaggcttcttcagagaagaagaagaagaaggtcgaccccaatgcctgCCAGCACTGCGGGAAGATAGACCATTAGGCAAAGGAGTGCCTAAATtgcaaggaggagaagaaggctgaggctcatctggcgtaggctgataatgatgatgaggccactctcctgatggtgaCATTCTGTGTACTGCACGACATTGagaccaaggagaagggagaggggatggcggtggaagggcctaggaaggctctgaaggctgtcaaccttgaTGAATTGCGCAcccaagtccaccttggacgTGTGGGCGGTGAGTAGGAGCAATGGTGGTACCTAGACtccggtgccagcaaccacatgatgggctccaagatAGCCTTCTCCAAGCTCGACGATGACGTGACCGAcatggtgaagttcggtgatggctcaaggatGGTGATCCGAGGGCGcagcaccatcatctttaggtgtcAGAATGGCGAGCACCATGCACTAatagatgtatattacatcccgcagctgtgttcaagcatcatcagcattggccagctggatgagcgcggcagtgaggtactaatcaaggatgGCATCCTCAGGATTAGGGACTAAGAGCagcggcttcttgccaaggtaaagAGGTCCCCGAATCGGCTATACCTGCTCGACCTCAAGGTGGAGAAGCCCATCTACTTGGCTACATGGCGCACAGAGGAGCCATGGCTATGGCATGCTAGGTATGGACATCTCAGCTACGACACACGGATCAGGgcatggtgcgacaccacaccatgcCATACTCGCCATagtagaatggcgtggtggagcggcggaaccagacggtggtcggcatggctcgatccatgatgaaggctaagAAGATGCAGGCGGAGTActagggagaggcggtgaccacaacggtgtttatcctcaaccgtgcgcccaccaaggccctgaagggcaagactccattcgaggcttggcatggacgcaagccgaatgtgtccttcctcaggacatttggctacgtcggccatgtgaagaacaccaagcctcacctcGACAAGCTAGAAGACAGGAGcacgccgatggtgctcctaggctacgaggagGGCAGCAAGGCCTATCAGCTTTATGATCCTAAGAGAGGCAAGGTGGTGATCTCTAGGGATGTGATGTTTGATGAGAAGGCATCCTGGGACTAGGACAGTccaagcatgggggaagctggtggcttcaccagcaccttcgtcgtcgagctcatggtcatccatggtggtggagacactggAGAGGAGGTTCCGACCACTCTAGCAATAGAGCTaagcactcctagggcagtgccgagcactccaggaggggtATCGAGCACTGcaaaggggtgccgagcacttcagcagCAGTGCAGAGCGCTCCAGTAGTGGAGTCGACCATTCCAAGAGTGGTGCCGACTGCTCCAACAGTGGATCCGACCACTCTAGTAGTGGTGTCGAGCGGTCTAGCAGCGTTGCCGACCACTCCGGCAGAATAGAGAAATAGGGGACCATCGATCGAGTTCACCTCCCCTTGAGCGACATCAgtgagtttgtggatgccttccacgacagCGAGGAGGTCCGATTTCGTAGGCTGGACAACATCGTCAGCAATGCAGGGGCCATAGGCCTAGCGAGTCGATTGCTCGATGAACCAGAGCTACTCCTTGTTAGTGCCGAGGAGCCACTAACGTTCGCAGTGGCTAAATGAGACACCAATTGGCGATGGGCgatgttggaagagatgaaggccatcgaCGACAATGGCACATGGGAGCTGGTAGATCCACCGGTGGGCTGTAGGCCGATCGGCTTaaagtgggtctacaaggtgaagcggGACGAGTGCGGCGCCATGGTCAAGTACAAGGCTCAGCTCGTCGCCCGTGGCTTCGTGCagtgtgagggcatcgactttgagaAAGTCTTTGCTTTGGTGGCACAAATGGAGTCCGTTCgcttgctgttggccatggcagcagcgaATGATTGGCGTGTCCACCACCTCGATGTCAAGTCTATGTTCCTCAATGGTGAGTTCGCGTAGATGGTCTTCGTCAAGCAAGCTTCAGGCTTCACCGTCAAGGGCATTGATCACATGGTGCTCAAgctacgcaaggcgctctatgggctacggcaggcccctccggcgtggaacaccaagcttgacgccacctTAGGCAAGCTTGGGTTCACTCGCTGTGCTACAGAGCATGTGCTCTACACGTAGTGACAGggtaaggaggagctcatcgtcggcgtgtacgtggatgacttaatcatcacCGGAGTGCGAGTAGAGGACATCGACggtttcaagcgtgagatggcggctcatttcaAGATGAGCGATCTTGGcatgctctcctactaccttagCATCGAGGTGAGGTAGGGAAAGCAGAGCATCTCCCTAGGTCAGCGCGCCTACGTGGAGAAGCTGCTGGAGCACGATGACATGGCGGAGTGCAAGTTGTGCGCAACTCCGATGGAGGAGTGGCTGAAGCTGAGCAAGCACATCACTGCTGCAAAGGTGGACGCGATGCGCTACCAAAGTATCATCGGCGGGCTGCGCTACCTCACTCATACCTGACTGAACATTGCGTTTGTGGTTGGGTACGTCAGCCGTTTCATGGAGGACCTGCGCGAAGATCACTGGTCGACAGTGAAAAGGTTGCTGCGCTATGTCAAGGGGACGCtcgatcaagcgatcatcttGCCCAAGAGTGGCGGCAAGGGAGGGTTGTGGCTCACGGTGTTCAGTGAGGCACCCCAAGGCAAAGGAGGGTGAGCCGAAGCTCATTGTTTTCAGCGAtgcggacatggcgggcgacattgatgggcgacggagcacctccggcgtgctcgtcttctttgGAGCAGCCCCCATTGCTTGGCAGTCACTGAAGCAAAAGATCGTGGTGCTATCGACGTGTGAGGCGGAGTACGTCATAGCGACCATGACGGCGTGCCAGGCTGTATGGCTGCGccagctgctgggcgagctgaccggcgaggaagctcacccatcagctctgatggtggacaaccagcccgccatcgccctcaccaagaaccctgtcctccacgaccggagcaagcacatcaataTTAAGTTCCATTTCCTCCGGGACTGCATCGAcggagggcagatcatcatcgagtttgTCGAGACCGACATACAgctcgctgacatcctcaccaagtcactcggaCGCCTATGGTTTATGGAGCTGAGGAGGATGATTGGCATGGATGGGGTCAAGGCATCGGGCTAGCAACAGGATTAGGGGAAAAATtgttagacataatctgctgctccccagTCTCTCCTTGGTTGGAGACTGGTCGGCTTGGCCGACCACTCCCTGTTGGGAGTTGGGGACTGATCGGCTCTGCCGACCAGTTACTGTAGCTGTAGCAGtattagttggtagctattacattAGCCATGACATGGTAGTGAGCTGAggtaagctttgtactgctaggagtagttggtatactctgtaccttaggagtaggtagttggtgtaccttaggagtaggtagttggtgtactcttgtactcATGAGTAGGTAGTTGGCCAACAATTATGTATCTGGTAAAGGTACAGCTATAGTTGTATATATTCTATCCAAAGGGTAATGGAATACTTAGTTCAGTTGTCACAAACCAAAGGGTAGGGCTTCGGCCACGCCGGTGCTTGTGCTGAGTGTGTGTGCGCTGTTTCcaatctcttcttctacctttagctatagtgagtgagtgtgtatgc encodes:
- the LOC136471472 gene encoding cysteine synthase-like, translated to MDVQEGRKGIPSLLSSQGECIASNITQLIGWTPLIELKNIAKKDGIDARLIGKIEPYQPLSSVKDRSALRLIEDAEEKSLISPGITTLVALTSGNLGIGLAFVAAQKGYRFVAVMPAKIAIDKQILLRYMGVEVILVDATINGFKGLLDRVEQLKNEMENVYVIDQFTNPANPDAHFRWTGPEIWNDTKGKVDIFVAATGSGGTLTGTGRYLKMMNPSVKLICVEPAESAVISGGEPAYHQIQGIGPGFIPEILDTSQIDEIITITSEEAMDMARRLAREEGLLVGISSGANAAACLKVAAREENKGKMVVTMFSSGGERYLNSELFAQVKEECVNINMAF